Proteins from a single region of Acidobacteriota bacterium:
- a CDS encoding pyruvate dehydrogenase (acetyl-transferring) E1 component subunit alpha, producing FICENNQYGMGTDFRRVSAVHDMHAMGCAYGIEGRLVNGMDVLAVYDAVREAAGRARADGEPGFIEARTYRYRGHSMSDPAKYRTKEELQAYKEQDPILILKARLEQAGWLEPAAYEALDAECKAVCEAAATFADQSPMPPLSDLFNDVLV from the coding sequence CTTCATCTGCGAAAACAACCAGTACGGCATGGGCACGGATTTCCGGCGCGTGTCCGCCGTCCACGACATGCATGCGATGGGATGCGCCTACGGCATCGAAGGGCGGCTGGTGAACGGCATGGACGTGCTCGCCGTCTACGACGCCGTCCGGGAAGCCGCCGGCCGCGCCCGCGCCGACGGCGAGCCCGGCTTCATCGAGGCGCGCACGTACCGCTACCGCGGCCACTCCATGAGCGACCCGGCCAAGTACCGGACCAAGGAGGAACTCCAGGCGTACAAAGAGCAGGACCCGATCCTGATCCTCAAGGCGCGGCTGGAGCAGGCGGGCTGGCTGGAACCGGCCGCCTACGAGGCGCTGGACGCGGAATGCAAGGCGGTTTGCGAGGCGGCGGCCACGTTCGCCGATCAGAGCCCGATGCCGCCGCTGTCCGACTTGTTCAACGACGTGCTGGTGTAA
- a CDS encoding pyruvate dehydrogenase complex E1 component subunit beta, which yields MPIITIREAIRQAMDEEMARDDRVCLIGEEVAEYNGAYKVSQGLWEKYGSRRVVDTPIAEEGFAGLGVGAAMTGLRPVVEFMTFNFALMAIDQVINNAAKMLYMSGGQFPVPVVFRGPNGPAEYLAAQHSQALQSFFAHVPGLKVAAPSTPYDAKGLLKSAIRDDNPVIFLEAELMYAWTGEVPDEEYLVPLGQGVVRRSGRDVTVVSFSKPMRVVLEAADALADEGIDAEVVDLRSLRPLDDAVVCESVRRTHRCVVVDEAWPVASVGSHLAWLVSRTCFDDLDAPVECVASEDVPMPYNHRLELAVQPSAEKIVRAVKRVMYRES from the coding sequence ATGCCCATCATCACGATCCGCGAAGCGATCCGCCAGGCCATGGACGAGGAAATGGCTCGTGACGACCGCGTCTGCCTCATCGGCGAGGAAGTGGCCGAATACAACGGCGCCTACAAGGTCAGCCAGGGACTCTGGGAGAAATACGGCTCCCGGCGGGTGGTGGACACGCCCATCGCCGAAGAAGGGTTCGCCGGCCTCGGTGTGGGGGCGGCCATGACGGGGCTGCGGCCCGTCGTCGAGTTCATGACCTTCAATTTCGCCTTGATGGCCATCGACCAGGTGATCAACAACGCCGCCAAGATGCTCTACATGTCGGGCGGCCAATTCCCCGTGCCCGTCGTGTTCCGCGGGCCCAACGGCCCGGCCGAGTACCTGGCGGCCCAGCACTCGCAGGCGCTGCAGAGCTTCTTCGCCCACGTGCCGGGATTGAAGGTGGCGGCTCCGTCCACGCCGTACGATGCCAAGGGGCTCCTGAAATCGGCGATCCGGGACGACAACCCCGTCATCTTCCTGGAGGCCGAGTTGATGTACGCCTGGACCGGCGAGGTGCCCGACGAGGAGTACCTCGTGCCCCTCGGCCAGGGGGTGGTGCGGCGCTCCGGACGCGACGTCACCGTCGTGAGCTTCTCCAAGCCCATGCGGGTCGTGCTTGAGGCGGCCGACGCCCTGGCGGACGAAGGGATCGACGCTGAGGTGGTGGACCTGCGGTCGCTGCGGCCGCTGGACGACGCGGTGGTGTGCGAATCGGTGCGCCGGACCCATCGCTGCGTCGTGGTGGACGAGGCCTGGCCGGTGGCCAGCGTCGGCTCTCATCTGGCCTGGCTGGTGTCCCGGACCTGCTTCGACGATCTGGACGCTCCGGTGGAGTGCGTCGCCTCGGAGGACGTCCCCATGCCGTACAACCACCGCCTGGAACTCGCGGTCCAGCCGTCCGCGGAGAAGATCGTCCGGGCGGTGAAGCGGGTGATGTATCGCGAATCCTGA
- a CDS encoding 2-oxo acid dehydrogenase subunit E2, with translation MAEKLLMLALSPTMEHGTIIRWLKREGDTVAAGEVICEVETDKATMEYESTADGALLRILVPQGGEARVGDPIAVVGRPGEVIESLPAESPQPAATPVPAATDASAGSLAPVGVATPSVTAPTPPASDGRVKASPLARKLAADSGLDLRVVNGTGPGGRIIKRDVEQALAGGGAAVPPAAPPPVADQTVPVTQKRRVIARRLAESKFSAPHYYLKLSVDMALILEAREALRHPDGNKLSLNTFLMRFAAEALRRHPMVNATWGENAITLNPRVDIGLAVAQPDGLITPVVRDCGGKGLLAIDRELQELVGRARAGRLTPEEYTGATFSISNLGAFGIEEFTAIINPPGSAILAVGEIRRQPVAGPGDALVVRPLMKLTLSCDHRVVDGAVGAAFLKELKGLMENPIRLMV, from the coding sequence ATGGCCGAAAAACTGCTGATGCTGGCGCTGTCCCCCACCATGGAGCATGGCACCATCATCCGCTGGCTGAAGCGGGAAGGGGATACGGTGGCCGCCGGCGAGGTGATCTGCGAGGTGGAGACCGACAAGGCCACCATGGAATATGAGTCGACGGCCGACGGCGCCCTCCTCCGGATTCTCGTCCCCCAGGGCGGCGAGGCCCGTGTGGGCGACCCCATCGCAGTGGTGGGCCGGCCGGGTGAGGTAATTGAGTCACTGCCGGCCGAGTCGCCGCAGCCGGCGGCGACGCCGGTGCCGGCCGCGACGGATGCGTCCGCCGGATCGCTGGCCCCGGTCGGCGTCGCCACCCCGTCGGTGACCGCGCCGACGCCCCCGGCGTCCGACGGGCGGGTGAAAGCGTCGCCTCTGGCGCGCAAGCTGGCTGCCGATTCGGGGCTCGACCTGCGTGTCGTTAACGGTACGGGTCCGGGCGGCCGGATCATCAAGCGGGATGTGGAGCAGGCGCTGGCCGGAGGCGGCGCCGCCGTGCCACCGGCCGCGCCGCCGCCGGTGGCCGACCAGACGGTGCCCGTGACGCAGAAGCGGCGCGTGATCGCGCGCCGGCTCGCCGAATCGAAATTCAGCGCACCGCACTACTACCTGAAGCTCTCCGTGGACATGGCCCTGATCCTGGAGGCCCGCGAGGCGCTGCGGCATCCAGATGGGAACAAGCTGTCGCTCAACACCTTTCTGATGCGCTTCGCGGCGGAGGCGCTCCGGCGACATCCCATGGTGAACGCCACCTGGGGTGAGAACGCCATCACCCTCAACCCGCGGGTCGACATCGGCCTCGCGGTCGCCCAACCCGACGGTTTGATCACGCCGGTGGTGCGCGACTGCGGCGGCAAGGGTCTGCTGGCGATCGACCGGGAGCTGCAGGAGTTGGTAGGGCGGGCGCGCGCCGGCCGCCTGACGCCCGAGGAGTACACCGGCGCCACGTTCTCCATCAGCAACCTGGGGGCGTTCGGCATCGAGGAGTTCACCGCCATCATCAATCCGCCCGGATCGGCCATCCTGGCGGTGGGTGAGATCCGGCGCCAGCCGGTGGCCGGTCCGGGTGACGCGCTCGTGGTCCGCCCGCTGATGAAGCTGACGCTGTCGTGCGATCACCGGGTCGTCGACGGCGCCGTCGGCGCCGCGTTTCTGAAAGAGCTCAAGGGGCTGATGGAGAATCCCATCCGCCTCATGGTCTGA
- a CDS encoding serine/threonine-protein phosphatase: MCPPPKLPPESIQALFDEMENFQDIAAQLKPLPGELPVLDGIDIYGEVIPCSGAIGGDHIIYIDFKKRFDLAARIRRAQAARRWRVARRLEENYRQAGILLADVAGHRITDALLTAMLHQAFLLGVQYELEISGTITVRLFEFINKRFYQSSAVGKFLTMIYGEINEQGRFRFISAAHPPPKIFSFEFDRFVEISEDRLVSFPPIGTVPLRDDVDVRRHSSLLGHKDQYTVNEISLLGHQDILLLYSDGLSEHENAAGESYFPAHLEARLREVKHLKAPEICAALREHLLAFGQPADDVSFIVIKCQ, from the coding sequence ATGTGCCCGCCGCCCAAGCTGCCGCCCGAATCGATCCAGGCGCTGTTCGACGAAATGGAAAATTTCCAGGACATCGCCGCCCAGCTCAAACCTCTGCCCGGGGAGCTCCCCGTTCTGGATGGCATCGACATCTACGGCGAGGTTATCCCGTGCTCGGGTGCCATCGGCGGCGACCACATCATCTACATCGATTTCAAAAAACGGTTTGACCTGGCTGCGCGGATCCGCCGGGCCCAGGCTGCCCGCCGCTGGCGCGTGGCGCGTCGGCTGGAGGAGAATTACCGCCAGGCGGGCATCCTGCTCGCCGACGTCGCCGGGCACCGGATCACCGATGCGCTCCTCACGGCGATGCTCCACCAGGCGTTCCTGTTGGGGGTGCAGTACGAACTCGAGATCAGCGGCACCATCACGGTGCGCCTGTTCGAGTTCATCAACAAGCGGTTTTACCAGTCGTCGGCCGTGGGCAAGTTCCTCACGATGATTTACGGGGAGATCAACGAGCAGGGCCGGTTCCGGTTCATCTCCGCGGCGCATCCGCCGCCGAAGATCTTCAGCTTCGAGTTCGACCGGTTTGTCGAGATTTCCGAGGACCGCCTCGTCAGCTTTCCGCCCATCGGCACCGTGCCGCTGCGGGATGACGTGGATGTCCGCCGCCACTCTAGTCTGCTGGGGCACAAGGACCAGTACACCGTGAACGAGATCAGCCTGCTGGGTCACCAGGACATCCTGCTTCTGTACTCCGACGGCTTGTCCGAACATGAGAACGCCGCCGGTGAATCGTATTTCCCGGCGCACCTGGAGGCGCGGCTCCGCGAGGTGAAACATCTCAAAGCGCCGGAAATCTGCGCCGCGCTGCGCGAGCACCTGCTGGCGTTCGGCCAACCGGCCGACGACGTCAGCTTCATCGTCATCAAGTGCCAGTGA
- a CDS encoding site-specific DNA-methyltransferase: MPHEAPDNQRTTERLRRLDTDAALRRRIRPLCRLAPGGVWEDPERGHRVGVLDAACGADVTRIMGDGRARLVIADPPYNLELGGRRSGALGKRSLTAYLEFSRRWVEQAAAMSADDAHLYVWLGADWRNGYQPLPDFMLLMREQPGFVPRNFITLRNQRGYGTRTNWMWVRQELLHYVRGRPFFQVVYTDVPKTLGGYYKDIGGRRTHNLERGLAPTLRAGNVWVDIQQVFYRLEENVPGCYAQKPLKAIRRIIESSSRPGDLVADGFAHAGTTLLAGELTGRQVYTFDLDPIFAEITIRRLERFRQSGKTGWQWRSPFPEIE, encoded by the coding sequence ATGCCCCATGAAGCGCCCGACAACCAGCGAACGACCGAACGCCTGCGGCGTCTCGACACCGACGCGGCGCTGCGCCGCCGCATCCGGCCGCTGTGTCGCCTGGCGCCCGGCGGCGTCTGGGAGGACCCGGAGCGCGGCCACCGCGTCGGTGTGCTTGACGCCGCGTGCGGCGCCGATGTCACCCGGATCATGGGGGACGGCCGCGCCCGCTTGGTCATCGCCGATCCGCCGTATAATTTAGAGCTCGGCGGCCGCCGCAGCGGGGCGTTGGGCAAACGGTCGCTGACCGCCTACCTCGAGTTCAGCCGGCGGTGGGTGGAGCAGGCGGCCGCCATGTCTGCCGACGACGCGCATTTGTACGTCTGGCTGGGCGCCGACTGGCGCAACGGCTATCAGCCGCTGCCCGACTTCATGCTCCTGATGCGGGAGCAGCCCGGATTCGTCCCCCGCAATTTCATCACGCTGCGCAACCAGCGTGGCTACGGCACCCGCACCAACTGGATGTGGGTGCGGCAGGAGCTGCTCCACTACGTTCGCGGCCGGCCGTTCTTCCAGGTGGTGTACACGGATGTTCCAAAGACGCTCGGCGGGTATTACAAGGACATCGGCGGCCGGCGGACCCACAACCTGGAACGCGGGCTGGCGCCGACACTTAGGGCGGGCAACGTCTGGGTGGACATCCAGCAGGTGTTCTACCGGCTGGAGGAGAACGTGCCCGGTTGTTACGCCCAGAAGCCGCTTAAGGCGATCCGCCGGATCATCGAATCCAGCAGTCGGCCCGGCGACCTGGTGGCCGACGGGTTCGCCCACGCGGGCACCACGCTGCTGGCCGGCGAACTGACCGGCCGGCAGGTCTACACCTTCGATCTGGATCCGATCTTCGCCGAGATCACCATCCGCCGGCTGGAGCGATTCCGCCAGTCAGGCAAGACCGGCTGGCAGTGGCGCAGTCCGTTCCCGGAGATCGAGTAG
- a CDS encoding M28 family peptidase, with product MRHASPVPVIATLVILMLTGFAGAGEPAPERQLSRDEMRAVVQFLASDLLEGRAPGTRGGELAEAYLESLFQLLGLQPGQGAGYRQTFALKGFQTHDTEARCGDIALEPGRDYMLAYLRDEARFQFDTEAAFVGFGISAPDYDWDDFKDADVRGKLLFVRVNDPGLFEPARFNGRQMTYFGRWRYKVEEAARRGAAGVLLIHTDATAGYGWDVVRHSWSGEEICLPADLENNLRLRGWITETALRRVLSREGLDLDALCQRSLRPDFRPVPLRNRFILTGRNSFRQFQTSNIIGEIPGRTGRRIVVSAHIDHLGMARTETGDRIYNGAVDNGSAVATMVLVAKRLAERSEPLRHTIAFLACQAEEAGLLGTRYYVDHADTAAIVANLNLESVPVREAARDFHGIGAEHSTLGELLRDVLAAEGLAMTRSFLEEQGFFFRSDQFSFALRGIPAIMLMPGTDYPSGVNHQAEYFRLRYHTVEDAFQPEWELDGVRQAVQVTVRMIEALDRAEEAPVMKPVKVFPITPRKQRID from the coding sequence GTGCGACACGCAAGTCCTGTCCCCGTGATCGCGACGCTCGTGATCCTGATGTTAACCGGCTTCGCCGGCGCCGGAGAGCCGGCGCCAGAGCGCCAACTGTCGCGCGACGAGATGCGGGCGGTGGTGCAGTTTTTGGCGTCCGATTTGCTGGAAGGCCGGGCGCCCGGCACGCGCGGGGGCGAGCTGGCGGAGGCGTACCTCGAAAGTCTGTTCCAGTTGCTGGGCCTGCAGCCCGGTCAGGGGGCCGGGTACCGCCAGACCTTCGCGCTGAAGGGATTCCAAACTCACGACACGGAGGCCCGGTGCGGCGACATCGCCTTGGAACCAGGCCGCGATTACATGCTGGCGTACCTGCGTGACGAAGCACGGTTCCAATTCGACACCGAGGCAGCCTTTGTCGGCTTCGGTATCAGCGCGCCCGATTATGACTGGGACGACTTCAAGGATGCGGATGTCCGGGGCAAGCTGCTCTTCGTCCGCGTCAACGATCCCGGCCTGTTTGAACCCGCTCGGTTCAACGGGCGGCAGATGACCTATTTCGGCCGGTGGCGATACAAGGTCGAGGAGGCGGCCCGGCGCGGCGCCGCCGGCGTCCTGTTGATCCACACCGACGCGACAGCCGGATACGGCTGGGACGTGGTGCGCCACTCCTGGAGCGGCGAGGAAATCTGCCTGCCGGCGGATCTCGAAAACAACCTGCGCCTGCGGGGCTGGATCACCGAGACGGCGCTGCGGCGGGTGCTGAGTCGCGAAGGCCTCGACCTCGACGCGCTTTGCCAGCGGTCGCTGCGCCCGGACTTCCGGCCGGTACCGCTTCGCAACCGGTTCATCCTCACCGGTCGGAACAGCTTTCGCCAATTCCAGACCAGCAACATCATCGGCGAGATCCCCGGCCGGACCGGCCGGCGCATCGTGGTCAGTGCGCATATCGACCATCTCGGTATGGCCCGGACCGAAACCGGCGACCGCATCTACAACGGCGCGGTGGACAACGGCTCGGCGGTCGCCACGATGGTGCTGGTGGCCAAGCGCCTGGCCGAGCGAAGCGAGCCGCTTCGCCACACGATCGCATTCCTGGCCTGCCAGGCGGAAGAGGCGGGTCTGCTGGGCACGCGCTACTACGTCGACCACGCCGACACCGCCGCCATCGTGGCCAACCTGAACCTGGAGTCGGTACCCGTGCGCGAAGCGGCCCGCGATTTCCACGGCATCGGCGCCGAACACTCCACCCTGGGCGAGTTGCTGCGCGACGTGCTGGCGGCGGAAGGGCTGGCCATGACACGCTCCTTCCTGGAGGAACAGGGGTTCTTTTTCCGCTCCGACCAGTTCTCGTTCGCGCTGCGGGGTATTCCGGCCATCATGCTGATGCCCGGCACCGACTATCCGTCCGGCGTGAATCACCAGGCGGAGTACTTCCGGCTCCGCTACCACACGGTCGAGGACGCGTTCCAGCCGGAGTGGGAACTGGACGGCGTGCGGCAGGCGGTGCAGGTGACCGTGCGGATGATCGAGGCGCTCGACCGCGCGGAGGAGGCGCCGGTCATGAAGCCGGTCAAGGTGTTTCCGATCACGCCGCGGAAACAGCGCATCGACTGA